From the Rhodothalassiaceae bacterium genome, one window contains:
- a CDS encoding ABC transporter permease: protein MNPLAVIGRITLAALAAVGRLALFAGEAVSHVVRPPFYPRNLMRQMVSIGYFSLPVVGLTALFTGAALAEQIYVGSSRFNAESTMAAVVVIAIVRELGPVLGGLMVAGRVSSAMAAEIGTMRVTEQIDALFTLSTDPIKYLVVPRLVAGVVTLPLLVIVANIIGVFGGFLVATQQLGFNPGNYLQVTVNYLEASDVASSLVKAAVFGFIVALMGCFHGYHSSGGAQGVGRATTNAVVSAFILILFANLVITVLVFGVDAVK from the coding sequence ATGAATCCCCTGGCGGTGATCGGGCGGATCACGCTGGCGGCGCTGGCGGCCGTCGGCCGGCTCGCGCTGTTCGCGGGCGAGGCCGTGAGCCACGTGGTGCGCCCGCCCTTCTACCCGCGCAACCTGATGCGGCAGATGGTCTCGATCGGCTATTTCTCGCTGCCGGTCGTGGGCCTGACCGCCCTGTTCACGGGGGCTGCGCTCGCCGAGCAGATCTACGTCGGCTCCTCGCGCTTCAATGCCGAGAGCACGATGGCGGCCGTCGTGGTGATCGCGATCGTGCGCGAGCTCGGGCCCGTGCTCGGCGGGCTGATGGTGGCCGGTCGCGTCTCCAGCGCGATGGCCGCCGAGATCGGCACCATGCGGGTGACCGAGCAGATCGATGCGCTGTTCACGCTGTCAACCGATCCCATCAAGTATCTGGTGGTGCCGCGGCTGGTGGCGGGCGTCGTGACCCTGCCGCTGCTCGTGATCGTCGCCAACATCATCGGCGTCTTCGGCGGCTTTCTCGTCGCCACCCAGCAGCTCGGATTCAATCCGGGCAACTATCTGCAGGTCACGGTGAACTACCTGGAGGCCTCCGACGTCGCCTCCTCGCTGGTCAAGGCGGCGGTCTTCGGCTTCATCGTCGCGCTGATGGGCTGCTTTCACGGCTACCACTCGAGCGGCGGCGCCCAGGGGGTGGGCCGCGCGACGACGAACGCCGTGGTCTCCGCCTTCATTTTGATCCTCTTCGCCAATCTGGTGATCACCGTGCTGGTCTTCGGGGTGGATGCGGTGAAATGA